One window of the Populus nigra chromosome 4, ddPopNigr1.1, whole genome shotgun sequence genome contains the following:
- the LOC133692195 gene encoding uncharacterized protein LOC133692195 isoform X3: MVQTRPHRYVKDQRIATTAMDPRSSYFHHTKYANPPSPTLPLLPPPPPPYRNNLSFHHHINFLAPPPPPPQQLRPPQTPQFSPRNPQFSYNHSPNHPQIHDNYHHQLSHHDLPHFTQLPRVSHQFNDERLPPRRLPESDHRVHEPRPDFRVLRNDRQTRHELEGNPNPNSRLIQDRNIVIDRESEHYHIRGEFGSNSDRSSAGDFRTVSNQVRGFESNSGNYENRRRLNYDYHDKGSENQSWFRDREVVREPRDSSIEFGSNEIGDGETRIATGKREHYRSREGNLEVERHGGKRSREGSYEFKRTPRKQVQKKSALLRIQQPSYRNREDERLPYSGYVDDTKSSSFRGKDQESGFFRGKDKDKVIHTDRGMGEGEREGSPVELDVSFKSNSLVAKAILTPSSTTVGASETILTPRNSKVRKVLVPAKDKDSINSSMNKPSKVAVEVGKGASVASKASSSDKDLKKSREGVIASGITNVRDSSSPPLKNRVEMPMKRTVAVRIGTPGKISSLSGKKKKVVKRVVKKVVSHNSTLSSSQPTKTRDEPVKADSFAHTPAEPRDTDKAATVADVNSQPCPIEATVIPENERMERFEKFMESGQAGAGAYSGNLFAYNSSGKKSCSRSPLGSSNHNETKFGESFVNGDCAKALHAIPNIDNSLTKSLDEIISSDIGGVEDVSNQPCQNGDSCLLENNAVRGSLKVMNSIEGNTDFGLLSIEKTIIHEDPMYSCIPVMGLDVASINSQQRITVSDKGTSDIGCKEPCRNQGSPLAESGITDFLQGASFPVGSNEIFAVSISEETGSQNAVIRLNQGVGTILGSPNCFTNVEEIDISGHGTGDGMGEELSQDGAAKTLESEPIRGSLDTKVSTSGGEDEANDIKKNDKKIEMPQSDLSRTDVPDMHLEPANMVTSTTAHWVDTTLRLCFEDDGTATCTFSGAQFVDAGSQSCSNVVSVLHEGSLTDVSAAKVSVRSSADVGQRGVSQRNEKNRKSSAPQLELCSPVESDADEGPVFAGNSTSGMEVPSNSGDSLTLPKGEVVVSDMDSLCTSDLLLAQKGIALLENGSAGEHLSSVASIKDAFEVDGLKDVQSHLSVEELAVKKVQSHSLFVSVGEDIINTIPVVVGGRNQNDSMDIDAVEGAKVDIDAAEEQVGTESVTDHCQIPSKLQTRYLDENMPSIDVDDGGFHGAKNDSPCMSNNPSSFGDGFGVSLTNSGDELMENVPETLSDRGSPETLPDVMGTSLSKNSVEKIHENDDKIAAERPVINVCSDSSMSISSSQNAKVVLNLDHAVERDQLLTGKTGHLPSQDSKITTQMPNAKSGDLYGKKNQSSHPISKIYSGRSSFVFSASKSSASSSRISKTRTWHRNDNCSDSAPPPNKAFSSTVPAQRQFPRKGDKSQRTSYIRKGNSLVRKPTSVAQSPGPHALSSSVYQLNSSGTDEPKKSAGSDSRIDLADPLNVLRTGGMDASFEKPRTPSLSSVSKISNRASNSFGGRASSPLAEHLHSLCTETVTVPAKLLESNDVPKSSDDVLKISGSPITQNSQISNLECHSDPNDGNTVALVNGKSLTYVKRKSNQLVASSNPCASSVQNAHNTSSDSYYKRRKNQLIRTSLESQIKQTASIPDESLNSEGQTALNSFSRNFSKRRLRKVVTKTCKPSKLSLVWTLHGAQLSKNDGDSSHCGKVLPHLFPWKRATYRRSSLPNSSSISDHSSLSTIGRKLLLLRKRNTEYTRSKHGFSLRKSKVLSVGGSSLKWSKSIEKHSKKANEEATLAVAAAERKKREQRGAAHVACPTKSRNISRKFTQRERIFRVGSVRYKMDSSRQTLQRISDDESSCAGALQKEKDAKKLYIPRRLMIGKDEYVRIGNGNQLIRDPKKRTRILASEKVQWSLHTARSRLARKRKYCQFFTRFGKCNKDDGKCPFIHDSSKIAVCTKFLNGLCFNPDCKLTHKVIPERMPDCSYFLQGLCTNKNCPYRHVHVNPNASTCEGFLRGYCADGNECLKKHSYVCPSFEAIGSCPQGSKCKLHHPKNRTKEKKSKRSRENNAQGRYFGLMHINATKTRNAVPGKLYVQDNDTICFKGIADYISLDVSDEEVVENNNPGDLHTAFGDSDPLNLQLGDLDKLIKPVRIMNI, translated from the exons ATGGTCCAAACGCGGCCACACAGATACGTCAAAGATCAAAGAATAGCTACCACCGCTATGGATCCTCGATCTTCCTATTTCCATCACACAAAGTACGCCAATCCTCCTTCTCCTACTCTTCCTCTTCTcccccctccccctcctccTTACCGTAACAACCTTAGTTTTCATCACCATATCAACTTCCTTGCACCACCGCCGCCACCTCCACAACAACTCCGTCCACCACAAACACCACAATTCTCCCCTCGGAACCCTCAATTCTCCTATAACCATAGCCCTAATCACCCCCAAATTCACGATAACTATCACCACCAGCTGTCGCACCATGACCTCCCTCACTTCACTCAATTGCCTAGGGTTTCTCATCAATTCAACGACGAGCGTCTGCCGCCGCGTCGTTTACCCGAATCCGACCACCGTGTTCATGAACCCCGACCTGATTTTAGGGTTCTGCGTAATGATCGGCAAACTAGGCATGAATTGGAAGGTAATCCCAATCCTAATTCTAGACTTATTCAGGACCGTAATATCGTGATTGATCGTGAGAGCGAGCATTATCATATTCGTGGTGAATTTGGATCGAATTCTGATAGATCTTCTGCTGGCGATTTTCGAACTGTATCGAATCAAGTGAGGGGTTTTGAGTCAAATTCGGGGAATTATGAGAATAGACGTCGTTTGAATTATGATTATCATGATAAGGGGAGTGAGAATCAGAGTTGGTTTCGTGATAGAGAGGTCGTGAGAGAACCGCGTGATTCATCGATTGAATTTGGTAGTAATGAGATTGGTGATGGTGAAACTAGGATTGCTACTGGGAAACGTGAGCATTATAGGAGTAGAGAAGGGAATTTGGAGGTGGAAAGGCATGGTGGTAAAAGAAGTAGAGAGGGTAGTTATGAGTTCAAGAGGACTCCTAGGAAGCAGGTACAGAAAAAGAGTGCTCTACTTAGGATTCAACAGCCTAGTTACAGGAACAGAGAGGATGAGAGATTGCCTTACTCAGGTTATGTTGATGATACCAAATCTAGTTCTTTTAGAGGTAAAGATCAGGAATCTGGTTTTTTTAGAGGTAAAGATAAAGATAAGGTTATACACACAGATCGTGGGATGGGAGAGGGAGAAAGAGAGGGAAGCCCAGTAGAGCTTGATGTGTCTTTTAAGTCTAATTCATTGGTAGCCAAGGCAATTTTGACGCCTTCTTCAACTACAGTGGGTGCTTCTGAAACGATTTTGACACCTAGGAATAGTAAAGTTAGGAAAGTGCTGGTCCCTGCTAAGGATAAGGACAGTATTAATTCATCAATGAATAAACCCAGCAAGGTTGCAGTAGAAGTGGGCAAAGGTGCAAGTGTTGCAAGTAAAGCTTCCAGTTCTGACAAGGATCTAAAGAAGTCCAGAGAGGGAGTTATAGCTTCTGGTATTACTAATGTGCGAGATAGTAGTTCACCGCCTCTAAAGAATAGAGTGGAGATGCCTATGAAGAGGACTGTGGCTGTTAGAATTGGAACGCCTGGGAAAATATCTTCACTCagtggaaagaagaaaaaagttgtcAAGAGAGTAGTGAAGAAAGTTGTAAGCCATAATTCAACTTTATCTAGTTCACAACCAACAAAAACTCGTGATGAACCTGTGAAAGCAGATAGCTTTGCCCATACTCCAGCTGAGCCCCGTGACACTGACAAGGCTGCAACTGTGGCTGATGTTAATTCACAGCCTTGTCCAATTGAAGCTACAGTGATACCTGAGAATGAGAGGATGGAGAGATTTGAAAAGTTTATGGAATCAGGGCAGGCTGGTGCCGGAGCATATTCTGGCAATTTATTTGCATATAATAGCAGTGGAAAGAAGAGCTGCTCACGTTCTCCCTTGGGCTCTTCAAATCACAACGAAACCAAATTTGGTGAGAGTTTTGTAAATGGTGATTGTGCCAAAGCCTTGCATGCTATCCCAAATATTGACAACAGTTTAACAAAATCTCTGGATGAAATTATTAGCTCTGATATTGGTGGTGTTGAAGATGTCAGCAACCAGCCTTGTCAGAATGGAGATTCTTGCTTACTTGAGAACAATGCAGTGAGGGGATCTCTCAAGGTTATGAATTCTATTGAGGGCAATACTGATTTTGGTTTATTAAGTATAGAAAAAACGATAATTCATGAGGATCCTATGTATTCATGTATCCCTGTGATGGGTTTAGATGTTGCTTCAATCAACTCACAACAGAGAATTACGGTTTCTGACAAGGGGACATCTGATATTGGTTGCAAGGAACCCTGTAGAAATCAGGGTAGCCCATTAGCTGAGAGTGGCATCACTGATTTCCTTCAGGGTGCTAGTTTCCCTGTAGGAAGCAATGAAATTTTCGCTGTATCCATTTCAGAGGAAACAGGAAGTCAGAATGCTGTCATACGCCTCAATCAGGGAGTAGGGACCATTTTGGGTTCACCAAACTGCTTTACTAATGTAGAAGAAATTGATATCTCCGGCCATGGAACTGGTGATGGTATGGGTGAGGAGCTATCTCAAGATGGGGCTGCTAAAACATTGGAGAGTGAACCCATCAGAGGTTCTCTAGACACCAAGGTTTCTACAAGTGGCGGCGAGGACGAGGCAAATGACATTAAGAAGaacgataaaaaaattgaaatgccTCAGTCAGATTTATCAAGGACAGATGTACCTGACATGCATTTGGAGCCTGCAAATATGGTCACCAGTACCACTGCACATTGGGTGGACACAACTTTGAGATTATGTTTTGAAGATGATGGTACAGCTACGTGTACATTTTCTGGTGCTCAATTTGTGGATGCTGGCTCACAATCTTGTAGTAATGTTGTCAGTGTTCTTCATGAGGGCAGTTTAACAGATGTTTCAGCGGCTAAGGTTTCTGTCAGGAGTAGTGCTGATGTTGGTCAAAGAGGGGTATCACAAAGGAATGAAAAGAATAGAAAGTCCTCAGCTCCTCAACTGGAATTGTGTTCTCCAGTAGAATCTGATGCTGATGAGGGACCTGTATTTGCAGGTAACTCTACATCAGGTATGGAAGTGCCATCCAATTCTGGTGATAGTCTAACACTGCCAAAAGGGGAAGTTGTAGTGTCTGATATGGATTCTCTGTGTACTTCTGATTTGCTATTGGCGCAGAAGGGGATCGCGTTGCTTGAAAATGGTTCAGCAGGGGAGCATTTAAGCTCTGTGGCTTCTATCAAAGATGCATTTGAAGTTGATGGTCTAAAAGATGTTCAATCTCATTTGTCTGTTGAGGAACTGGCAGTTAAAAAAGTGCAATCACATAGTCTATTTGTATCGGTAGGCGAGGACATCATAAACACCATTCCAGTTGTGGTTGGAGGTAGGAATCAAAATGATTCCATGGATATTGATGCTGTTGAGGGAGCCAAAGTGGACATTGATGCTGCAGAAGAGCAAGTTGGTACTGAGAGTGTGACTGATCATTGCCAAATCCCTTCAAAACTTCAGACCCGGTACTTGGATGAAAATATGCCCAGTATAGATGTGGATGATGGCGGGTTTCATGGTGCAAAGAATGATTCGCCTTGTATGTCAAACAATCCATCTTCATTTGGAGATGGCTTTGGAGTTTCCTTAACCAATTCCGGTGATGAACTTATGGAGAATGTACCTGAGACACTGTCTGATAGGGGTTCTCCAGAAACTTTGCCTGATGTCATGGGCACATCCCTCAGCAAAAATTCAGTTGAAAAGATTCATGAGAATGATGATAAAATTGCAGCTGAGAGGCCTGTAATCAATGTTTGTTCTGACTCATCTATGAGTATTTCAAGTTCACAAAATGCTaaagttgttttaaatttggatCATGCAGTGGAACGTGATCAGTTGTTGACTGGGAAGACAGGGCATTTGCCTTCACAGGATTCCAAAATTACAACTCAGATGCCAAATGCCAAGAGTGGGGATTTATATGGAAAGAAGAACCAAAGTAGTCATCCTATTTCTAAGATTTATTCAGGTCgctcatcttttgttttttctgctTCAAAGAGTTCAGCTTCTTCATCTCGCATCTCAAAAACTCGAACATGGCATCGAAATGATAATTGCTCTGATTCTGCTCCGCCACCAAACAAGGCTTTCTCGAGCACTGTTCCTGCGCAAAGGCAATTTCCTAGAAAAGGCGATAAGTCCCAGCGCACCTCTTACATTCGCAAGGGTAACAGTCTTGTCAGAAAACCTACTTCAGTTGCTCAATCCCCAGGTCCCCATGCTTTGAGTTCTTCTGTATATCAGCTCAACTCTTCTGGTACTGATGAACCAAAGAAGAGTGCTGGCTCTGACAGTAGAATTGATCTTGCTGATCCTCTCAATGTTTTGAGAACAGGAGGAATGGATGCTTCTTTTGAGAAACCGAGAACACCTTCACTATCTAGTGTCTCTAAAATATCAAATCGAGCAAGCAACTCTTTCGGGGGTCGTGCATCTTCACCATTAGCTGAACATCTTCACTCTCTTTGTACTGAAACCGTAACGGTCCCAGCAAAATTGTTGGAAAGCAATGACGTTCCAAAGTCTTCTGATGATGTGTTGAAAATTTCAGGATCTCCAATTACTCAAAATAGCCAAATTAGTAATTTGGAATGTCACAGTGATCCAAATGATGGGAATACCGTGGCTTTAGTAAATGGCAAGAGCCTAACATATGTTAAGCGAAAATCAAATCAGTTGGTTGCATCTTCAAATCCTTGCGCGTCTTCTGTTCAAAATGCTCATAACACATCATCTGATAGCTATTACAAGAGGAGGAAAAATCAGCTAATTAGGACTTCACTGGAAAGTCAGATCAAGCAGACAGCCAGCATCCCTGATGAAAGTTTAAATTCAGAGGGACAGACTGCTCTTAACTCTTTCAGCAGAAATTTTAGTAAGAGACGACTGCGTAAAG TTGTGACAAAGACTTGTAAACCTTCTAAGTTGTCTTTAGTCTGGACACTGCATGGTGCACAGTTATCAAAGAATGATGGTGATTCGTCGCATTGTGGGAAGGTCTTGCCTCATTTGTTTCCCTGGAAAAGAGCAACCTATAGGAGAAGTTCCTTGCCAAATTCGTCTTCCATTTCTGATCATAGTTCCTTATCTACAATTGG CAGGAAATTGCTACTTTTAAGAAAGAGGAATACAGAGTACACGAGGTCAAAACATGGATTTTCACTTAGAAAATCCAAGGTATTAAGTGTTGGTGGGTCTAGTTTAAAATGGTCAAAATCCATTGAAAAGCACTCAAAGAAAGCCAATGAG GAAGCTACCCTGGCTGTTGCTGCagcagagagaaagaaaagggaacaGAGAGGTGCTGCACACGTTGCTTGTCCAACAAAGAGTAGAAACATTTCTCGTAAGTTTACTCAAA GAGAACGCATTTTCCGTGTTGGTTCAGTACGCTACAAAATGGATTCTTCAAGGCAGACTCTTCAGAGGATATCAG ATGATGAGTCATCGTGCGCCGGAGcccttcaaaaagaaaaggatgccaAGAAGCTGTATATTCCTAGGAGATTAATGATTGGGAAAGATGA ATATGTTCGAATTGGCAATGGTAACCAGCTCATAAGAGATCCCAAGAAGCGAACTCGCATTTTGGCCAGTGAAAAAGTACAATGGAGTTTGCACACTGCAAGATCACGATTGGCCAGAAAGCGAAAGTACTGTCAATTTTTCACAAGATTTGGAAAATGCAACAAAGATGATGGGAAATGTCCTTTCATTCATGATTCCTCCAAAATTGCTGTCTGCACAAAGTTTTTGAATGGTTTATGTTTCAATCCTGACTGCAAATTGACTCATAAG GTCATTCCTGAAAGGATGCCTGATTGTTCTTACTTTTTGCAAG GCCTTTGTACCAATAAAAACTGCCCTTATAGACACGTGCATGTCAACCCAAATGCTTCTACCTGCGAGGGATTTCTCAGGGGCTATTGTGCTGATGGGAATGAG TGTCTGAAGAAGCACAGCTATGTCTGCCCCTCCTTTGAAGCAATAGGATCCTGTCCTCAAGGATCCAAATGCAAGCTACACCACCCCAAAAACAGAacgaaggaaaagaaaagcaagcgATCACGAGAGAACAATGCACAAGGGCGATATTTTGGCTTGATGCACATCAATGCCACTAAGACGAGAAATGCAGTGCCTGGAAAGCTCTATGTGCAAGATAATGATACCATTTGTTTTAAAGGAATTGCTGATTATATCAGCCTTGATGTTAGTGATGAAGAGGTGGTAGAAAATAACAATCCAGGTGATCTGCATACAGCATTCGGTGATAGTGACCCCTTGAACTTGCAATTAGGTGATCTTGATAAGTTAATTAAACCAGTCCGTATAATGAACATCTAA